From Phragmites australis chromosome 5, lpPhrAust1.1, whole genome shotgun sequence, a single genomic window includes:
- the LOC133917395 gene encoding uncharacterized protein LOC133917395, whose translation MPAGLRSASPDASDIDATLALEDISGGGADCIGSLACGRRSSFSYRRLPEPRLRLTVRKLDDSCFDVQIARSAAVWELKAAIEDVFFALFDDAERTISWQHVWSHFCLCFKDEKLTHDKATLRAFGIRDGDELHFAQHLSVDYSPCKSLSKNHKAASHRRSRTSLDDFSYRPRTLLDELNEDEGEKFTDTRRSTSVLEEICVYQYNEQCMEESRKKGSFFRGWFSYSRLRSNRKTHAEDTAPSCCEKKNTRPKLGKWLSSKRLKTRCN comes from the exons ATGCCGGCCGGCCTCCGCTCGGCGTCACCCGACGCCAGCGATATTGACGCCACCCTTGCCCTCGAGGAcatctccggcggcggcgcggactGCATCGGCTCGCTCGCCTGCGGCCGCCGTAGCAGCTTCTCGTACCGCCGCCTCCCCGAGCCGCGCCTGCGCCTCACCGTCCGCAAGCTCGACGATTCCTGCTTCG ATGTGCAAATCGCAAGGTCGGCTGCGGTGTGGGAGCTCAAGGCGGCTATCGAGGACGTGTTCTTCGCCCTCTTTGACGACGCCGAGAGGACCATTTCTTG GCAGCACGTGTGGAGTCACTTCTGCTTATGCTTCAAGGACGAGAAACTCACGCATGACAAGGCAACATTGCGTGCATTTGGTATAAGAGATGGTGATGAG CTTCATTTTGCCCAGCATCTCTCTGTCGACTACAGCCCGTGCAAGAGTCTTTCCAAAAACCACAAGGCTGCATCTCACAGAAG GTCAAGGACTTCGTTGGATGATTTCAGTTACAGGCCTAGGACTTTGTTGGATGAGCTCAACGAAGATGAGGGTGAGAAGTTTACTGACACGAGGCGTTCCACTAGTGTTTTAGAAGAGATTTGTGTTTATCAGTACAATGAGCAATGCATGGAAGAAAGTCGCAAGAAGGGAAGTTTCTTTCGTGGTTGGTTCTCATATTCTAGATTGAGGAGTAACAGGAAAACGCACGCAGAAGACACTGCACCATCATGTTGTGAGAAGAAAAATACTCGACCGAAGCTGGGGAAGTGGTTGTCTTCAAAAAGATTGAAGACACGGTGCAACTGA